In the genome of Trichomycterus rosablanca isolate fTriRos1 chromosome 24, fTriRos1.hap1, whole genome shotgun sequence, one region contains:
- the ctdsp2 gene encoding carboxy-terminal domain RNA polymerase II polypeptide A small phosphatase 2, translated as MESSVITQVQREDLQLPNKPGQVKKSSPKKPRSRNLFKALFCCINEQDVPQTPAPAAANHVALLIPEENGTIAKIGETSLLPEVTAEDEGKICVVIDLDETLVHSSFKPISNADFIVPVEIEGTSHQVYVLKRPHVDQFLQRMGEMFECVLFTASLAKYADPVTDLLDHCGVFRTRLFRESCVFHHGCYVKDLSRLGRQLNRTLILDNSPASYIFHPDNAVPVLSWFDDLEDTELLNLLPVFEELSAADDVFTKLKQLREP; from the exons ATGGAAAGTTCTGTTATTACACAAGTGCAGAGAGAAGATCTTCAGCTGCCTAACAAACCAG GCCAGGTGAAAAAATCTTCTCCAAAGAAACCCAGAAGCCGGAATCTGTTCAAAGCGCTCTTCTGTTGCATTAATGAACAAGATGTTCCTCAGACTCCAGCACCAGCAGCAGCCAATCACGTTGCTCTGCTCATTCCAGAGGAGAACGGGACCATCGCTAAG ATTGGAGAGACGAGCTTGTTGCCGGAGGTCACTGCTGAAGATGAGGGTAAAATCTGTGTGGTTATAGATCTGGATGAAACTCTCGTCCACAGTTCATTTAAG CCGATCAGTAACGCTGATTTTATCGTTCCTGTGGAGATCGAGGGAACGTCACACCAG gtttACGTTCTGAAGCGACCACACGTGGATCAGTTCCTCCAGAGGATGGGGGAGATGTTCGAGTGTGTGCTCTTCACCGCCAGTCTCGCTAAA tatgcAGACCCCGTGACTGATTTACTGGATCACTGTGGAGTTTTCCGGACGAGACTTTTCCGAGAGTCCTGCGTTTTCCATCACGGCTGCTACGTTAAAGATCTGAGTCGCCTCGGCCGGCAGCTCAACAGAACCCTCATCCTGGATAACTCACCCGCCTCCTACATCTTCCACCCCGACAACGCC gtcccAGTGTTATCCTGGTTCGATGATCTGGAGGACACGGAGCTGTTGAATCTCTTGCCGGTGTTTGAGGAGCTGAGTGCCGCTGATGATGTTTTCACCAAACTGAAACAACTCCGAGAACCCTGA